A genomic region of Capra hircus breed San Clemente chromosome 19, ASM170441v1, whole genome shotgun sequence contains the following coding sequences:
- the LOC102181426 gene encoding myosin-1 isoform X1, whose protein sequence is MSSDQEMAIFGEAAPYLRKSEKERIEAQNKPFDAKTSVFVADPKESFVKATVQSREGGKVTAKTEAGATVTVKEDQVFPMNPPKFDKIEDMAMMTHLHEPGVLYNLKERYAAWMIYTYSGLFCVTVNPYKWLPVYNAEVVAAYRGKKRQEAPPHIFSISDNAYQFMLTDRENQSILITGESGAGKTVNTKRVIQYFATIAVTGEKKKEEPTSGKMQGTLEDQIISANPLLEAFGNAKTVRNDNSSRFGKFIRIHFGTTGKLASADIETYLLEKSRVTFQLKAERSYHIFYQIMSNKKPELIEMLLITTNPYDYAFVSQGEITVPSIDDQEELMATDSAIEILGFTSDERVSIYKLTGAVMHYGNLKFKQKQREEQAEPDGTEVADKAAYLQGLNSADLLKALCYPRVKVGNEFVTKGQTVEQVYNAVGALAKAVYDKMFLWMVTRINQQLDTKQPRQYFIGVLDIAGFEIFDFNSLEQLCINFTNEKLQQFFNHHMFVLEQEEYKKEGIEWEFIDFGMDLAACIELIEKPMGIFSILEEECMFPKATDTSFKNKLYEQHLGKSNNFQKPKPAKGKAEAHFSLIHYAGTVDYNITGWLDKNKDPLNETVVGLYQKSSVKTLAFLFSGAASAEAEGGGGKKGGKKKGSSFQTVSALFRENLNKLMTNLRSTHPHFVRCIIPNETKTPGAMEHELVLHQLRCNGVLEGIRICRKGFPSRILYADFKQRYKVLNASAIPEGQFIDSKKASEKLLGSIDVDHTQYKFGHTKVFFKAGLLGLLEEMRDEKLAQLITRTQARCRGFLARVEYQRMVERRESIFCIQYNVRAFMNVKHWPWMKLYFKIKPLLKSAETEKEMANMKEEFEKTKEELAKSEAKRKELEEKMVTLTQEKNDLQLQVQSEADALADAEERCDQLIKTKIQLEAKIKEVTERAEDEEEINAELTAKKRKLEDECSELKKDIDDLELTLAKVEKEKHATENKVKNLTEEMAGLDETIAKLTKEKKALQEAHQQTLDDLQAEEDKVNTLTKAKTKLEQQVDDLEGSLEQEKKLRMDLERAKRKLEGDLKLAQESTMDIENDKQQLDEKLKKKEFEMSNLQSKIEDEQALGMQLQKKIKELQARIEELEEEIEAERASRAKAEKQRSDLSRELEEISERLEEAGGATSAQIEMNKKREAEFQKMRRDLEEATLQHEATAAALRKKHADSVAELGEQLDNLQRVKQKLEKEKSEMKMEIDDLASNMETVSKAKGNLEKMCRTLEDQLSELKTKEDEQQRLINDLTTQRARLQTESGEFSRQLDEKDALVSQLSRGKQAFTQQIEELKRQLEEEIKAKSALAHALQSARHDCDLLREQYEEEQEGKAELQRAMSKANSEVAQWRTKYETDAIQRTEELEEAKKKLAQRLQEAEEHVEAVNAKCASLEKTKQRLQNEVEDLMIDVERTNAACAALDKKQRNFDKILSEWKQKYEETHAELEASQKESRSLSTELFKIKNAYEESLDQLETLKRENKNLQQEISDLTEQIAEGGKRIHELEKVKKQVEQEKSEIQAALEEAEASLEHEEGKILRIQLELNQVKSEIDRKIAEKDEEIDQLKRNHIRVVESMQSTLDAEIRSRNDAIRLKKKMEGDLNEMEIQLNHANRMAAEALKNYRNTQAILKDTQLHLDDALRGQEDLKEQLAMVERRANLLQAEIEELRATLEQTERSRKIAEQELLDASERVQLLHTQNTSLINTKKKLETDITQIQGEMEDIIQEARNAEEKAKKAITDAAMMAEELKKEQDTSAHLERMKKNLEQTVKDLQHRLDEAEQLALKGGKKQIQKLEARVRELEAEVESEQKRNVETVKGLRKHERRVKELTYQTEEDRKNILRLQDLVDKLQAKVKSYKRQAEEAEEQSNVNLSKFRKLQHELEEAEERADIAESQVNKLRVKSREVHTKIISEE, encoded by the exons CGGAGAATCCGGGGCAGGAAAGACTGTGAACACGAAACGTGTCATCCAGTACTTTGCAACAATTGCAGTCACTGgggagaagaagaaggaggaacCAACTTCAGGCAAAATGCAG GGGACTCTGGAGGATCAGATCATCAGTGCCAACCCCCTGCTGGAGGCCTTTGGCAACGCCAAGACTGTGAGGAATGACAACTCCTCTCGCTTT GGTAAATTCATCAGGATCCACTTCGGTACCACAGGGAAACTGGCTTCTGCTGATATTGAAACAT ATCTTCTGGAGAAGTCTAGAGTCACTTTCCAGCTGAAGGCAGAAAGAAGCTACCATATTTTTTATCAGATCATGTCTAACAAGAAGCCAGAACTAATTG AAATGCTCCTAATCACCACCAACCCATATGACTATGCCTTCGTGAGTCAAGGGGAGATCACAGTCCCTAGCATCGATGACCAAGAAGAGTTGATGGCCACAGAT AGTGCCATTGAAATCCTGGGCTTCACTTCGGATGAAAGAGTGTCCATCTACAAGCTCACAGGGGCAGTAATGCATTATGGGAACCTGAAATTCAAGCAAAAGCAGCGTGAGGAGCAAGCAGAACCAGATGGCACTGAAG TTGCTGACAAGGCTGCCTACCTCCAGGGTCTGAACTCTGCTGATCTGCTCAAAGCCCTCTGCTACCCCAGGGTCAAGGTCGGCAATGAGTTTGTCACCAAAGGCCAGACTGTAGAACAG GTATACAATGCAGTGGGTGCTCTTGCCAAAGCCGTCTATGATAAGATGTTCCTATGGATGGTCACCCGCATCAACCAGCAGCTGGACACCAAGCAGCCCAGGCAGTACTTCATCGGGGTCTTGGACATTGCTGGCTTTGAGATCTTTGAT TTCAACAGCCTGGAGCAGCTGTGCATCAACTTCACCAACGAGAAACTGCAACAGTTTTTCAACCACCACATGTTTGTGCTGGAGCAGGAGGAGTACAAGAAGGAAGGCATCGAGTGGGAGTTCATCGACTTCGGGATGGACCTGGCCGCCTGCATCGAGCTCATCGAGAAG cCTATGGGCATCTTCTCCATCCTGGAAGAGGAGTGCATGTTCCCCAAGGCCACAGACACCTCCTTCAAGAACAAGCTTTATGAACAGCATCTTGGAAAGTCCAACAACTTCCAGAAACCCAAACCTGCCAAGGGCAAGGCTGAGGCCCACTTCTCCCTCATTCACTATGCGGGAACAGTGGACTACAACATTACTGGCTGGCTGGACAAGAACAAGGACCCCCTGAATGAGACGGTGGTCGGGCTGTACCAGAAGTCTTCAGTGAAGACTCTGGCTTTCCTGTTCTCTGGTGCAGCATCTGCTGAAGCAG AGGGCGGCGGTGGAAAGAAAGGTGGCAAGAAGAAGGGTTCTTCTTTCCAGACCGTGTCTGCTCTTTTCAGG GAGAATCTGAATAAGCTGATGACCAACCTGAGGAGCACTCACCCCCACTTTGTACGCTGTATCATCCCCAATGAAACTAAAACTCCTG GGGCCATGGAGCACGAGCTGGTCCTGCACCAGCTGAGGTGTAACGGCGTGCTGGAGGGCATCCGCATCTGTAGGAAGGGCTTCCCCAGCAGAATCCTGTACGCAGACTTCAAACAAAG ATACAAAGTATTAAATGCAAGTGCAATCCCTGAAGGACAATTCATCGACAGCAAGAAGGCTTCTGAGAAGCTCCTTGGGTCCATTGACGTTGATCACACCCAGTATAAATTTGGTCACACCAAG GTCTTTTTCAAAGCTGGTCTTCTGGGGCTCCTAGAGGAGATGCGAGATGAAAAGCTGGCCCAGCTGATTACCCGAACCCAGGCCAGGTGCAGAGGGTTCTTGGCAAGAGTGGAGTACCAGAGGATGGTGGAGAGGAG AGAGTCCATCTTCTGCATCCAGTACAATGTCCGTGCTTTCATGAATGTCAAGCACTGGCCTTGGATGAAGCTGTATTTCAAGATCAAGCCCCTTCTCAAGAgtgcagagacagagaaggaaatggccaacaTGAAGGAAGAATTTGAGAAGACCAAAGAAGAGCTGGCTAAGtcagaagcaaaaaggaaagaactTGAAGAGAAAATGGTGACTCTGACACAAGAGAAAAATGACCTGCAGCTCCAGGTTCAGTCT GAAGCTGATGCCTTGGCTGATGCAGAGGAAAGATGTGACCAGCTGATTAAAACCAAAATCCAGCTGGAGGCTAAGATCAAGGAGGTGACTGAGAGAGCCGAGGATGAGGAAGAGATCAATGCTGAGCTGACGGCCAAGAAGAGGAAACTGGAGGACGAATGTTCAGAACTAAAGAAAGATATAGATGACCTTGAGCTAACACTGGCCAAGGTtgagaaggagaaacatgccacAGAGAATAAG GTGAAAAACCTCACAGAAGAGATGGCAGGTCTGGATGAAACCATTGCCAAGCTGACCAAGGAGAAGAAGGCCCTTCAGGAGGCCCACCAGCAGACACTGGATGACCTGCAGGCAGAAGAGGACAAAGTCAACACTCTGACCAAAGCTAAGACCAAGCTCGAGCAGCAAGTGGATGAC CTTGAGGGGTCCTTGGAGCAAGAAAAGAAACTTCGCATGGACCTAGAGAGAGCCAAGAGGAAACTGGAGGGTGATCTAAAATTGGCCCAAGAATCCACAATGGATATAGAAAACGATAAGCAGCAACTGGATGAGAAACTCAAAAA GAAGGAGTTTGAAATGAGCAATCTGCAAAGCAAGATTGAAGATGAACAGGCCCTCGGGATGCAGCTGCAGAAGAAGATCAAGGAGTTACAG GCCCGCAtcgaggagctggaggaggagatCGAGGCCGAGCGGGCCTCCCGCGCcaaagcagagaagcagcgctCAGACCTCTCCCGGGAACTGGAGGAGATCAGCGAGCGGCTGGAAGAAGCCGGCGGGGCCACTTCCGCCCAGATTGAGATGAACAAGAAGCGGGAGGCTGAGTTCCAGAAGATGCGCAGGGACCTGGAAGAGGCCACCCTGCAGCACGAGGCCACCGCGGCCGCTCTTCGCAAGAAGCACGCGGACAGTGTGGCCGAGCTGGGGGAGCAGCTTGACAACCTGCAGAGGGTCAAGCAGAagctggagaaggagaagagCGAGATGAAGATGGAGATCGACGACCTGGCCAGCAACATGGAGACTGTCTCCAAAGCCAAG GGAAACCTCGAAAAGATGTGCCGCACTCTAGAGGATCAACTGAGTGAACTtaagacaaaagaggatgagcaGCAGCGGCTGATCAATGACCTAACAACTCAGAGAGCGCGTCTGCAGACAGAATCAG GTGAATTCTCACGCCAGCTAGATGAAAAGGATGCACTCGTTTCTCAGCTCTCAAGGGGCAAACAAGCATTCACACAACAGATTGAAGAACTGAAAAGGCAGCTGGAAGAGGAGATAAAG GCCAAGAGTGCCCTGGCCCACGCCCTGCAGTCAGCCCGTCATGACTGTGACCTGCTGCGGGAACAGTatgaggaggagcaggagggcaAGGCTGAGCTGCAGAGGGCGATGTCCAAGGCCAACAGCGAGGTGGCCCAGTGGAGGACCAAGTACGAGACGGATGCCATCCAGCGCacggaggagctggaggaggccaA GAAGAAGCTGGCCCAGCGTCTGCAGGAAGCTGAGGAACATGTAGAAGCTGTGAACGCCAAATGCGCCTCCCTTGAGAAGACCAAGCAGCGGCTCCAGAATGAGGTTGAGGACCTCATGATTGACGTGGAGAGGACAAACGCTGCCTGTGCAGCCCtggacaaaaagcaaaggaacttTGACAAG ATCCTATCAGAATGGAAACAGAAGTATGAAGAAACTCATGCTGAACTTGAAGCCTCCCAGAAGGAGTCTCGCTCCCTTAGCACAGAGCTGTTCAAGATCAAGAATGCCTATGAGGAGTCCTTAGACCAACTGGAAACCTTGAAGCGGGAAAATAAGAACTTGCAAC AGGAGATCTCTGACCTCACGGAGCAGATCGCAGAAGGAGGGAAACGTATCCATGAACTGGAGAAAGTAAAGAAGCAAGTGGAACAAGAGAAGTCTGAAATTCAGGCTGCTTTAGAGGAGGCAGAG GCATCTCTTGAACACGAAGAGGGAAAGATCCTGCGTATCCAGCTGGAGCTGAACCAGGTCAAGTCTGAAATTGACAGGAAAATTGCTGAGAAGGATGAGGAAATTGACCAGCTGAAGAGGAACCACATTAGAGTCGTGGAGTCCATGCAGAGCACGCTGGATGCTGAGATCAGGAGCAGGAATGATGCCATCAGGCTCAAAAAGAAGATGGAAGGAGACCTCAATGAAATGGAGATCCAGCTGAACCACGCCAACCGCATGGCTGCTGAGGCCCTGAAGAACTACAGGAACACCCAAGCCATCCTCAAG GATACCCAGCTCCACCTGGATGATGCTCTGCGGGGCCAGGAGGACCTGAAGGAGCAGCTGGCCATGGTGGAGCGCAGAGCCAACCTGCTGCAGGCTGAGATCGAGGAGCTGCGGGCCACCCTGGAGCAGACGGAGAGGAGCAGGAAGATCGCAGAGCAGGAGCTCCTGGATGCCAGTGAGCGCGTCCAGCTCCTGCACACCCAG AACACCAGCCTGATTAACACCAAGAAGAAACTAGAGACAGACATCACTCAAATCCAGGGAGAGATGGAGGACATTATCCAGGAAGCTCGCAACGCTGAAGAGAAAGCCAAGAAGGCCATCACTGAT GCGGCCATGATGGCTGAGGAGCTGAAGAAGGAGCAGGACACCAGCGCCCACCTGGAGCGGATGAAGAAGAACCTGGAGCAGACGGTGAAGGACCTGCAGCACCGCCTGGATGAGGCTGAGCAGCTGGCCCTGAAGGGCGGGAAGAAGCAGATCCAGAAGCTGGAGGCCAGG GTACGTGAACTGGAAGCAGAAGTTGAGAGTGAACAGAAACGCAATGTTGAAACTGTCAAGGGTCTACGCAAACACGAGAGAAGAGTGAAGGAGCTCACTTACCAG ACTGAGGAGGACCGTAAGAACATTCTcaggctccaggatttggtggATAAACTACAAGCAAAGGTGAAATCTTACAAGAGACAAGCTGAGGAAGCG GAGGAACAATCCAATGTCAACCTCTCCAAATTCCGCAAGCTCCAGCATGAGCTGGAAGAGGCTGAGGAACGGGCTGACATTGCCGAGTCCCAGGTCAACAAGCTGCGGGTGAAGAGCCGGGAGGTTCACACAAAAATCATCAGTGAAGAGTAA
- the LOC102181426 gene encoding myosin-1 isoform X2, whose protein sequence is MSSDQEMAIFGEAAPYLRKSEKERIEAQNKPFDAKTSVFVADPKESFVKATVQSREGGKVTAKTEAGATVTVKEDQVFPMNPPKFDKIEDMAMMTHLHEPGVLYNLKERYAAWMIYTYSGLFCVTVNPYKWLPVYNAEVVAAYRGKKRQEAPPHIFSISDNAYQFMLTDRENQSILITGESGAGKTVNTKRVIQYFATIAVTGEKKKEEPTSGKMQGTLEDQIISANPLLEAFGNAKTVRNDNSSRFGKFIRIHFGTTGKLASADIETYLLEKSRVTFQLKAERSYHIFYQIMSNKKPELIEMLLITTNPYDYAFVSQGEITVPSIDDQEELMATDSAIEILGFTSDERVSIYKLTGAVMHYGNLKFKQKQREEQAEPDGTEVADKAAYLQGLNSADLLKALCYPRVKVGNEFVTKGQTVEQVYNAVGALAKAVYDKMFLWMVTRINQQLDTKQPRQYFIGVLDIAGFEIFDFNSLEQLCINFTNEKLQQFFNHHMFVLEQEEYKKEGIEWEFIDFGMDLAACIELIEKPMGIFSILEEECMFPKATDTSFKNKLYEQHLGKSNNFQKPKPAKGKAEAHFSLIHYAGTVDYNITGWLDKNKDPLNETVVGLYQKSSVKTLAFLFSGAASAEAEGGGGKKGGKKKGSSFQTVSALFRENLNKLMTNLRSTHPHFVRCIIPNETKTPGAMEHELVLHQLRCNGVLEGIRICRKGFPSRILYADFKQRYKVLNASAIPEGQFIDSKKASEKLLGSIDVDHTQYKFGHTKVFFKAGLLGLLEEMRDEKLAQLITRTQARCRGFLARVEYQRMVERRESIFCIQYNVRAFMNVKHWPWMKLYFKIKPLLKSAETEKEMANMKEEFEKTKEELAKSEAKRKELEEKMVTLTQEKNDLQLQVQSEADALADAEERCDQLIKTKIQLEAKIKEVTERAEDEEEINAELTAKKRKLEDECSELKKDIDDLELTLAKVEKEKHATENKVKNLTEEMAGLDETIAKLTKEKKALQEAHQQTLDDLQAEEDKVNTLTKAKTKLEQQVDDLEGSLEQEKKLRMDLERAKRKLEGDLKLAQESTMDIENDKQQLDEKLKKKEFEMSNLQSKIEDEQALGMQLQKKIKELQARIEELEEEIEAERASRAKAEKQRSDLSRELEEISERLEEAGGATSAQIEMNKKREAEFQKMRRDLEEATLQHEATAAALRKKHADSVAELGEQLDNLQRVKQKLEKEKSEMKMEIDDLASNMETVSKAKGNLEKMCRTLEDQLSELKTKEDEQQRLINDLTTQRARLQTESGEFSRQLDEKDALVSQLSRGKQAFTQQIEELKRQLEEEIKAKSALAHALQSARHDCDLLREQYEEEQEGKAELQRAMSKANSEVAQWRTKYETDAIQRTEELEEAKKKLAQRLQEAEEHVEAVNAKCASLEKTKQRLQNEVEDLMIDVERTNAACAALDKKQRNFDKILSEWKQKYEETHAELEASQKESRSLSTELFKIKNAYEESLDQLETLKRENKNLQQEISDLTEQIAEGGKRIHELEKVKKQVEQEKSEIQAALEEAEASLEHEEGKILRIQLELNQVKSEIDRKIAEKDEEIDQLKRNHIRVVESMQSTLDAEIRSRNDAIRLKKKMEGDLNEMEIQLNHANRMAAEALKNYRNTQAILKDTQLHLDDALRGQEDLKEQLAMVERRANLLQAEIEELRATLEQTERSRKIAEQELLDASERVQLLHTQNTSLINTKKKLETDITQIQGEMEDIIQEARNAEEKAKKAITDAAMMAEELKKEQDTSAHLERMKKNLEQTVKDLQHRLDEAEQLALKGGKKQIQKLEARVRELEAEVESEQKRNVETVKGLRKHERRVKELTYQTEEDRKNILRLQDLVDKLQAKVKSYKRQAEEAEEQQCTFVEWERAWSERWKE, encoded by the exons CGGAGAATCCGGGGCAGGAAAGACTGTGAACACGAAACGTGTCATCCAGTACTTTGCAACAATTGCAGTCACTGgggagaagaagaaggaggaacCAACTTCAGGCAAAATGCAG GGGACTCTGGAGGATCAGATCATCAGTGCCAACCCCCTGCTGGAGGCCTTTGGCAACGCCAAGACTGTGAGGAATGACAACTCCTCTCGCTTT GGTAAATTCATCAGGATCCACTTCGGTACCACAGGGAAACTGGCTTCTGCTGATATTGAAACAT ATCTTCTGGAGAAGTCTAGAGTCACTTTCCAGCTGAAGGCAGAAAGAAGCTACCATATTTTTTATCAGATCATGTCTAACAAGAAGCCAGAACTAATTG AAATGCTCCTAATCACCACCAACCCATATGACTATGCCTTCGTGAGTCAAGGGGAGATCACAGTCCCTAGCATCGATGACCAAGAAGAGTTGATGGCCACAGAT AGTGCCATTGAAATCCTGGGCTTCACTTCGGATGAAAGAGTGTCCATCTACAAGCTCACAGGGGCAGTAATGCATTATGGGAACCTGAAATTCAAGCAAAAGCAGCGTGAGGAGCAAGCAGAACCAGATGGCACTGAAG TTGCTGACAAGGCTGCCTACCTCCAGGGTCTGAACTCTGCTGATCTGCTCAAAGCCCTCTGCTACCCCAGGGTCAAGGTCGGCAATGAGTTTGTCACCAAAGGCCAGACTGTAGAACAG GTATACAATGCAGTGGGTGCTCTTGCCAAAGCCGTCTATGATAAGATGTTCCTATGGATGGTCACCCGCATCAACCAGCAGCTGGACACCAAGCAGCCCAGGCAGTACTTCATCGGGGTCTTGGACATTGCTGGCTTTGAGATCTTTGAT TTCAACAGCCTGGAGCAGCTGTGCATCAACTTCACCAACGAGAAACTGCAACAGTTTTTCAACCACCACATGTTTGTGCTGGAGCAGGAGGAGTACAAGAAGGAAGGCATCGAGTGGGAGTTCATCGACTTCGGGATGGACCTGGCCGCCTGCATCGAGCTCATCGAGAAG cCTATGGGCATCTTCTCCATCCTGGAAGAGGAGTGCATGTTCCCCAAGGCCACAGACACCTCCTTCAAGAACAAGCTTTATGAACAGCATCTTGGAAAGTCCAACAACTTCCAGAAACCCAAACCTGCCAAGGGCAAGGCTGAGGCCCACTTCTCCCTCATTCACTATGCGGGAACAGTGGACTACAACATTACTGGCTGGCTGGACAAGAACAAGGACCCCCTGAATGAGACGGTGGTCGGGCTGTACCAGAAGTCTTCAGTGAAGACTCTGGCTTTCCTGTTCTCTGGTGCAGCATCTGCTGAAGCAG AGGGCGGCGGTGGAAAGAAAGGTGGCAAGAAGAAGGGTTCTTCTTTCCAGACCGTGTCTGCTCTTTTCAGG GAGAATCTGAATAAGCTGATGACCAACCTGAGGAGCACTCACCCCCACTTTGTACGCTGTATCATCCCCAATGAAACTAAAACTCCTG GGGCCATGGAGCACGAGCTGGTCCTGCACCAGCTGAGGTGTAACGGCGTGCTGGAGGGCATCCGCATCTGTAGGAAGGGCTTCCCCAGCAGAATCCTGTACGCAGACTTCAAACAAAG ATACAAAGTATTAAATGCAAGTGCAATCCCTGAAGGACAATTCATCGACAGCAAGAAGGCTTCTGAGAAGCTCCTTGGGTCCATTGACGTTGATCACACCCAGTATAAATTTGGTCACACCAAG GTCTTTTTCAAAGCTGGTCTTCTGGGGCTCCTAGAGGAGATGCGAGATGAAAAGCTGGCCCAGCTGATTACCCGAACCCAGGCCAGGTGCAGAGGGTTCTTGGCAAGAGTGGAGTACCAGAGGATGGTGGAGAGGAG AGAGTCCATCTTCTGCATCCAGTACAATGTCCGTGCTTTCATGAATGTCAAGCACTGGCCTTGGATGAAGCTGTATTTCAAGATCAAGCCCCTTCTCAAGAgtgcagagacagagaaggaaatggccaacaTGAAGGAAGAATTTGAGAAGACCAAAGAAGAGCTGGCTAAGtcagaagcaaaaaggaaagaactTGAAGAGAAAATGGTGACTCTGACACAAGAGAAAAATGACCTGCAGCTCCAGGTTCAGTCT GAAGCTGATGCCTTGGCTGATGCAGAGGAAAGATGTGACCAGCTGATTAAAACCAAAATCCAGCTGGAGGCTAAGATCAAGGAGGTGACTGAGAGAGCCGAGGATGAGGAAGAGATCAATGCTGAGCTGACGGCCAAGAAGAGGAAACTGGAGGACGAATGTTCAGAACTAAAGAAAGATATAGATGACCTTGAGCTAACACTGGCCAAGGTtgagaaggagaaacatgccacAGAGAATAAG GTGAAAAACCTCACAGAAGAGATGGCAGGTCTGGATGAAACCATTGCCAAGCTGACCAAGGAGAAGAAGGCCCTTCAGGAGGCCCACCAGCAGACACTGGATGACCTGCAGGCAGAAGAGGACAAAGTCAACACTCTGACCAAAGCTAAGACCAAGCTCGAGCAGCAAGTGGATGAC CTTGAGGGGTCCTTGGAGCAAGAAAAGAAACTTCGCATGGACCTAGAGAGAGCCAAGAGGAAACTGGAGGGTGATCTAAAATTGGCCCAAGAATCCACAATGGATATAGAAAACGATAAGCAGCAACTGGATGAGAAACTCAAAAA GAAGGAGTTTGAAATGAGCAATCTGCAAAGCAAGATTGAAGATGAACAGGCCCTCGGGATGCAGCTGCAGAAGAAGATCAAGGAGTTACAG GCCCGCAtcgaggagctggaggaggagatCGAGGCCGAGCGGGCCTCCCGCGCcaaagcagagaagcagcgctCAGACCTCTCCCGGGAACTGGAGGAGATCAGCGAGCGGCTGGAAGAAGCCGGCGGGGCCACTTCCGCCCAGATTGAGATGAACAAGAAGCGGGAGGCTGAGTTCCAGAAGATGCGCAGGGACCTGGAAGAGGCCACCCTGCAGCACGAGGCCACCGCGGCCGCTCTTCGCAAGAAGCACGCGGACAGTGTGGCCGAGCTGGGGGAGCAGCTTGACAACCTGCAGAGGGTCAAGCAGAagctggagaaggagaagagCGAGATGAAGATGGAGATCGACGACCTGGCCAGCAACATGGAGACTGTCTCCAAAGCCAAG GGAAACCTCGAAAAGATGTGCCGCACTCTAGAGGATCAACTGAGTGAACTtaagacaaaagaggatgagcaGCAGCGGCTGATCAATGACCTAACAACTCAGAGAGCGCGTCTGCAGACAGAATCAG GTGAATTCTCACGCCAGCTAGATGAAAAGGATGCACTCGTTTCTCAGCTCTCAAGGGGCAAACAAGCATTCACACAACAGATTGAAGAACTGAAAAGGCAGCTGGAAGAGGAGATAAAG GCCAAGAGTGCCCTGGCCCACGCCCTGCAGTCAGCCCGTCATGACTGTGACCTGCTGCGGGAACAGTatgaggaggagcaggagggcaAGGCTGAGCTGCAGAGGGCGATGTCCAAGGCCAACAGCGAGGTGGCCCAGTGGAGGACCAAGTACGAGACGGATGCCATCCAGCGCacggaggagctggaggaggccaA GAAGAAGCTGGCCCAGCGTCTGCAGGAAGCTGAGGAACATGTAGAAGCTGTGAACGCCAAATGCGCCTCCCTTGAGAAGACCAAGCAGCGGCTCCAGAATGAGGTTGAGGACCTCATGATTGACGTGGAGAGGACAAACGCTGCCTGTGCAGCCCtggacaaaaagcaaaggaacttTGACAAG ATCCTATCAGAATGGAAACAGAAGTATGAAGAAACTCATGCTGAACTTGAAGCCTCCCAGAAGGAGTCTCGCTCCCTTAGCACAGAGCTGTTCAAGATCAAGAATGCCTATGAGGAGTCCTTAGACCAACTGGAAACCTTGAAGCGGGAAAATAAGAACTTGCAAC AGGAGATCTCTGACCTCACGGAGCAGATCGCAGAAGGAGGGAAACGTATCCATGAACTGGAGAAAGTAAAGAAGCAAGTGGAACAAGAGAAGTCTGAAATTCAGGCTGCTTTAGAGGAGGCAGAG GCATCTCTTGAACACGAAGAGGGAAAGATCCTGCGTATCCAGCTGGAGCTGAACCAGGTCAAGTCTGAAATTGACAGGAAAATTGCTGAGAAGGATGAGGAAATTGACCAGCTGAAGAGGAACCACATTAGAGTCGTGGAGTCCATGCAGAGCACGCTGGATGCTGAGATCAGGAGCAGGAATGATGCCATCAGGCTCAAAAAGAAGATGGAAGGAGACCTCAATGAAATGGAGATCCAGCTGAACCACGCCAACCGCATGGCTGCTGAGGCCCTGAAGAACTACAGGAACACCCAAGCCATCCTCAAG GATACCCAGCTCCACCTGGATGATGCTCTGCGGGGCCAGGAGGACCTGAAGGAGCAGCTGGCCATGGTGGAGCGCAGAGCCAACCTGCTGCAGGCTGAGATCGAGGAGCTGCGGGCCACCCTGGAGCAGACGGAGAGGAGCAGGAAGATCGCAGAGCAGGAGCTCCTGGATGCCAGTGAGCGCGTCCAGCTCCTGCACACCCAG AACACCAGCCTGATTAACACCAAGAAGAAACTAGAGACAGACATCACTCAAATCCAGGGAGAGATGGAGGACATTATCCAGGAAGCTCGCAACGCTGAAGAGAAAGCCAAGAAGGCCATCACTGAT GCGGCCATGATGGCTGAGGAGCTGAAGAAGGAGCAGGACACCAGCGCCCACCTGGAGCGGATGAAGAAGAACCTGGAGCAGACGGTGAAGGACCTGCAGCACCGCCTGGATGAGGCTGAGCAGCTGGCCCTGAAGGGCGGGAAGAAGCAGATCCAGAAGCTGGAGGCCAGG GTACGTGAACTGGAAGCAGAAGTTGAGAGTGAACAGAAACGCAATGTTGAAACTGTCAAGGGTCTACGCAAACACGAGAGAAGAGTGAAGGAGCTCACTTACCAG ACTGAGGAGGACCGTAAGAACATTCTcaggctccaggatttggtggATAAACTACAAGCAAAGGTGAAATCTTACAAGAGACAAGCTGAGGAAGCG GAGGAACAGCAATGCACATTTGTTGAGTGGGAAAGAGCCTGGTctgagaggtggaaagaatag